The Opitutaceae bacterium genome has a window encoding:
- a CDS encoding CAP domain-containing protein: protein MIARITPRSPLTFKYVGRFPVVILLLSLAHGADPGTYPRDDRDAAREWFWQWWLKGHSLTTGFTGSYEAGVAGQTSAEWREAMETRVNLFRRMTGMSPVTTSPELNRICQLGAIIMPYNQTHHPKPADKNYSVEGAQACRQSLLTSGWASVNPVMDLIYDGGVGGLGHRTAILTPGLKRVGFGAAYPREWAEKPEKTYSFLLHTSDPSYEDVDPNFTEPFVLWPARGWMPTRLIPANWLIAVSDLWSSVGGTELDLRNTSVQVWRNGIKLPVAGGPDQAGGGIIFALDGTDVMNTPAYKEGGSGNVVDGVQTPKTAYFTNEMLFGHDLMHGELTAYGLNRDIEDPFGDVIYDVKVSGIRVRTSGALWNGSGVYEYQVRGFDLQTPGAVSGQAKLINISTRSPVKTGAGVQIAGFVVGGTTPRKVLVRASGPALELLGVADTLPDPLLSVYRLDGATRTLVGANDNWGNDAATAMKIEGVSAAVGAFPWSRGSKDAALVLTLAPGNYTGVVEGAKGESGNGLIEVYDAESADDGSKVVNISSRTYVGDTPSGYQIAGFVLKGEKPRSVLVRVTGRDLEPFGVTDVLNYCQFELYAGKDRVGIEPYLCRRIDVLHSRLARVSKEVGAFELADRKGASVGLFTLTPNVPYTVVVRASSGYAGLVIPAENKKGNALIEVYELN from the coding sequence ATGATCGCACGCATCACCCCCAGGTCGCCCCTGACATTCAAGTACGTCGGTCGATTCCCTGTCGTCATTTTGTTGTTGTCGTTGGCACACGGCGCCGACCCCGGGACGTATCCGCGTGATGACCGAGACGCTGCCCGTGAGTGGTTTTGGCAGTGGTGGCTGAAGGGGCATTCGCTGACCACCGGTTTCACGGGGAGCTACGAAGCCGGCGTCGCTGGCCAGACCTCTGCGGAATGGCGGGAGGCGATGGAGACCCGGGTGAACCTGTTCAGACGGATGACGGGCATGTCACCTGTGACTACGAGTCCAGAGTTGAACCGAATCTGTCAACTCGGCGCGATCATCATGCCCTACAACCAGACGCATCACCCGAAGCCGGCTGACAAGAACTACTCGGTTGAAGGTGCACAGGCCTGCCGACAATCCCTGCTGACGAGCGGCTGGGCGAGCGTGAATCCAGTCATGGATCTGATCTATGATGGGGGAGTGGGTGGGTTGGGTCATCGCACGGCCATTCTCACCCCCGGCCTCAAACGGGTCGGGTTTGGTGCTGCCTATCCAAGGGAGTGGGCTGAAAAGCCGGAGAAGACGTACTCGTTTCTGCTGCATACGAGCGACCCCAGCTATGAGGATGTGGACCCGAATTTCACGGAGCCGTTTGTGCTCTGGCCCGCGCGTGGCTGGATGCCGACGCGGTTGATTCCGGCCAATTGGTTGATCGCAGTGTCAGATTTATGGAGTTCGGTTGGGGGCACTGAACTTGATTTGCGCAACACCTCTGTTCAGGTGTGGCGCAACGGTATAAAGCTGCCGGTGGCGGGCGGCCCTGACCAAGCGGGAGGCGGCATCATCTTCGCGTTGGATGGGACGGATGTGATGAACACGCCCGCTTACAAAGAAGGAGGCTCGGGCAATGTCGTTGACGGAGTGCAGACGCCGAAGACTGCATATTTTACCAACGAAATGCTCTTTGGCCACGACCTCATGCATGGCGAACTGACTGCCTATGGCCTGAACCGCGACATCGAGGATCCTTTCGGTGACGTGATCTACGACGTGAAGGTTTCTGGAATCAGGGTGCGTACCTCCGGTGCGCTTTGGAACGGGAGCGGGGTATATGAATATCAAGTCAGGGGCTTTGATCTTCAAACGCCCGGGGCCGTGTCTGGGCAGGCCAAGCTCATCAACATCTCGACGCGTTCCCCCGTGAAAACGGGCGCTGGCGTGCAGATAGCCGGCTTTGTGGTCGGTGGCACAACGCCGCGCAAGGTGCTTGTTCGCGCCTCCGGCCCGGCGCTCGAGCTCTTGGGCGTGGCGGACACGCTCCCTGACCCCTTGCTTTCCGTGTATCGACTCGACGGCGCGACCAGGACGTTGGTGGGGGCCAATGACAACTGGGGAAATGATGCCGCGACCGCAATGAAGATTGAGGGTGTCAGCGCAGCCGTGGGAGCGTTCCCGTGGAGTCGCGGCAGCAAAGACGCTGCCTTGGTGCTGACCCTCGCTCCCGGGAACTACACCGGCGTCGTGGAGGGTGCGAAGGGCGAGTCTGGAAACGGACTGATCGAGGTGTACGATGCCGAGTCTGCCGATGATGGGTCAAAGGTGGTCAACATCAGCTCCCGCACCTATGTGGGCGACACCCCCTCGGGCTACCAGATTGCGGGCTTTGTGCTCAAGGGCGAGAAACCGCGTTCGGTTCTCGTTCGCGTGACCGGCCGGGATCTCGAGCCATTTGGTGTCACTGATGTGCTCAACTACTGCCAATTTGAGTTGTACGCAGGGAAGGATCGGGTGGGCATTGAGCCATATCTTTGTCGTCGCATCGACGTCCTTCACTCCCGTTTAGCCCGCGTTTCAAAAGAGGTTGGTGCATTCGAACTTGCAGACCGCAAAGGGGCTTCTGTTGGGCTTTTCACTCTGACGCCCAATGTGCCTTATACAGTCGTGGTGAGAGCGTCCTCAGGATATGCTGGATTAGTAATTCCGGCCGAGAACAAAAAGGGTAACGCTTTAATCGAAGTTTATGAGCTTAATTAA
- a CDS encoding DUF1080 domain-containing protein gives MYLIERSPILIACALAIATPAFAHKYLGHDRNRPLPPVVTPAVTSSETQAGKAPSDAIVLFDGSSLDAWVATDGSPTKWVIKDGAMECVPGSGYIRTQEAFGECQLHIEFATPDNGRSSQGGGNSGVFFGGERYEVQVLNSYQNKTYADGSCASIYNQFPPEVNASLPPGKWQTYDIIWTPPSFDADGKCTAPAYLTVFHNGVLVHNRRALIGETGWLERPPFTKHPEKLPISLQDHGDPVRYRNVWVRPLGSDKRRDFVLPQATLDRYVGFYKGEHSKEADTQILRKGDSLLLKMYGTEIPLRTGSATHFYGNEVDIQINFTPDGKSLRFSVGEGEGDLRKKVE, from the coding sequence ATGTACCTCATTGAACGTTCCCCTATTCTCATCGCCTGTGCGCTGGCAATTGCGACCCCGGCATTTGCCCACAAGTACCTAGGTCACGACCGCAACCGGCCGTTGCCCCCAGTCGTCACGCCGGCGGTCACGAGTTCAGAGACACAGGCAGGCAAAGCCCCTTCAGATGCCATTGTGCTTTTCGACGGAAGCAGCCTCGACGCCTGGGTCGCCACAGACGGGTCGCCCACCAAGTGGGTGATCAAGGATGGCGCGATGGAGTGCGTGCCCGGCTCCGGCTACATCCGCACGCAAGAAGCGTTCGGCGAGTGCCAGCTTCACATCGAGTTTGCCACACCTGACAACGGTCGCTCCAGCCAGGGCGGAGGCAACTCCGGTGTCTTCTTCGGCGGCGAGAGGTACGAGGTCCAGGTGCTCAATTCGTATCAGAACAAGACCTACGCCGACGGCTCTTGCGCTTCGATCTACAACCAGTTCCCGCCTGAGGTGAATGCGTCGCTTCCTCCGGGGAAATGGCAGACCTACGACATCATTTGGACGCCCCCGTCTTTTGATGCTGACGGTAAATGCACCGCTCCCGCGTACCTGACCGTGTTCCACAATGGGGTTCTGGTTCACAACCGTCGCGCACTTATTGGCGAAACAGGCTGGCTCGAGCGCCCACCGTTCACCAAGCATCCGGAGAAATTGCCAATCTCGCTCCAGGATCATGGCGATCCCGTCCGCTACCGCAACGTATGGGTTCGTCCGCTCGGCTCAGACAAGCGTCGCGACTTCGTTCTGCCACAGGCCACGCTCGACCGCTACGTCGGCTTCTACAAGGGCGAGCACTCAAAGGAGGCTGACACACAGATTCTGCGCAAGGGAGACTCCCTCCTGCTTAAAATGTATGGCACGGAAATCCCGCTTCGCACCGGTTCTGCGACCCATTTCTACGGCAACGAAGTCGACATTCAGATCAACTTCACCCCGGACGGAAAGTCCTTGCGGTTCTCCGTCGGTGAAGGCGAAGGCGACCTGCGCAAGAAAGTGGAATAG
- a CDS encoding polysaccharide deacetylase family protein codes for MPHINSTAFNCLLLRLLLPLLGVLPVGAGAAQPLRVAFVFDDGPAPDQAEKLLAVLAQAQVKVSFSYVGGAVDARPDLARKAFEAGHEINNHSYTHPHLRELSKEAAAKELSDTALAVEKAVGVKPKWFWPPFLETNEQIDGLAASVGSHPYPMSRLHLVSTDDWNLETTAQQIHDRALTDVKDRTVILCHEWRAETVQQLPSILVELKNRGATFLTFSELAATLD; via the coding sequence ATGCCCCACATTAACAGCACTGCGTTCAACTGTCTTCTCCTGCGTCTCCTTCTTCCTCTCCTGGGAGTCCTCCCCGTTGGTGCAGGCGCCGCACAGCCACTCCGAGTGGCCTTTGTCTTCGACGATGGTCCAGCCCCGGACCAAGCCGAGAAGCTGCTCGCTGTCCTGGCTCAGGCCCAGGTCAAGGTCTCGTTCTCCTATGTTGGCGGTGCAGTCGATGCCCGGCCTGATCTTGCACGTAAGGCATTCGAAGCCGGACACGAAATCAACAATCATTCCTACACGCACCCGCATCTGCGCGAACTGTCGAAGGAAGCCGCCGCAAAGGAGTTGTCTGATACCGCGCTGGCTGTCGAAAAGGCGGTGGGCGTGAAGCCAAAGTGGTTCTGGCCGCCTTTCCTTGAGACGAACGAGCAGATCGACGGCCTCGCTGCCTCGGTCGGAAGCCACCCGTACCCGATGTCGCGGCTGCACTTGGTTTCAACGGACGATTGGAACTTGGAGACGACGGCTCAACAGATCCACGATCGTGCACTGACCGACGTCAAGGATCGCACCGTCATCCTTTGCCACGAATGGCGCGCAGAGACGGTGCAACAACTGCCGTCCATTTTGGTCGAGCTGAAAAACCGCGGAGCCACCTTCCTCACCTTCAGCGAACTCGCCGCGACCCTCGACTAG
- a CDS encoding argininosuccinate synthase: MKIVLAYSGGLDTSVIVKWLKETYDAEIITFAADVGQEEELKGLDKKAKATGASKHYTLDLVEEFASDFIYPMIRANAVYEGQYYLGTSIARPLIAKAQVDIARKEKADTVAHGATGKGNDQCRFELTYMALNPNLAIIAPWKLEEYRKLFPGRAEMIAYCQKHRIPVEASLKKPYSMDRNLLHISYEAGILEDPWFDPTTKENKAMFKLSVSPEDAPNKPEYVELDFEKGDCVAVNGKRLTPGGVLKALNKLGGKHGIGRVDLVENRFVGMKSRGVYETPGGTILMHAHRQIESLTMDREVMHLRDSLIPKYAELVYYGFWFAPEREALQAFVDESQKYVSGTVRLKLYKGNVITTGRKSKYSLYDPHIASMEGVQSWYNQSDSQGFIRLNGLRLRARYFAQGKKK, encoded by the coding sequence ATGAAAATCGTCCTCGCCTATTCCGGCGGACTCGACACGTCCGTCATCGTCAAGTGGTTGAAGGAAACCTACGACGCCGAGATCATCACCTTCGCGGCCGACGTCGGCCAGGAGGAGGAGCTGAAGGGTCTAGACAAGAAGGCCAAAGCCACCGGTGCATCAAAGCACTACACACTCGATCTGGTTGAGGAATTCGCGAGCGACTTTATCTACCCAATGATCCGTGCGAATGCGGTCTACGAGGGACAGTATTACCTCGGGACCTCGATCGCGCGTCCCTTGATTGCGAAGGCGCAGGTGGATATCGCGCGCAAAGAGAAGGCGGACACGGTCGCCCACGGTGCCACAGGCAAGGGCAACGACCAATGCCGCTTCGAACTCACCTACATGGCGCTCAATCCCAACCTCGCCATCATCGCCCCGTGGAAGCTCGAAGAGTACCGCAAGCTTTTCCCGGGTCGGGCTGAGATGATCGCGTATTGCCAGAAGCACCGCATCCCGGTCGAGGCCTCGCTCAAAAAACCGTATTCCATGGATCGAAACCTCCTGCACATTTCGTACGAGGCGGGCATTCTGGAGGATCCTTGGTTTGATCCCACGACCAAGGAGAACAAGGCCATGTTCAAGCTTTCGGTGTCGCCGGAAGACGCCCCGAACAAGCCGGAGTATGTCGAACTCGATTTTGAAAAGGGCGATTGCGTGGCCGTGAATGGCAAACGCCTCACCCCCGGCGGGGTGCTGAAGGCCCTCAACAAGCTCGGCGGCAAACATGGCATTGGTCGCGTCGACCTCGTTGAGAACCGCTTCGTGGGCATGAAGAGCCGCGGTGTCTATGAGACTCCGGGCGGTACAATCCTCATGCACGCGCACCGGCAGATCGAATCACTTACGATGGACCGAGAGGTGATGCACCTGCGCGATTCGCTGATCCCGAAGTACGCGGAATTGGTCTACTACGGGTTCTGGTTCGCCCCGGAACGCGAGGCCCTTCAGGCGTTCGTTGATGAGAGCCAGAAGTATGTGTCCGGCACTGTTCGGCTGAAGCTGTACAAGGGCAACGTCATCACGACCGGCCGCAAGTCGAAGTATTCGCTGTACGACCCGCACATCGCTTCAATGGAAGGCGTGCAGAGCTGGTACAACCAGAGCGATTCGCAAGGGTTCATTCGGTTGAATGGCCTCCGCCTGCGCGCGCGGTACTTCGCCCAGGGCAAGAAGAAGTAA
- a CDS encoding HDOD domain-containing protein — protein MSHTAITPAQFAAAAERLPSTPQIYARLNAALKDPDIGLDEIAAIVRLDASLSARVLRLSNSPMFGRGQPVDNLMDAINRTGLDEIYRLVGAAMSSQLYVTGLPIYGVGGDELCSNSLATAIAAEFLAERTGCDPHRLYTLGLLRSVGCLMLQRLAVHQICPPMAGRKPTGEQVLSWEQATFGIDHREAAVELFQIWKFPDHFGIPVSHHHQPLGAPDEALKTTALLHLSAYVAESIGCGLSIDKTVFSTDAEVVLAAGVSIDDVAACADSARTSTAAMTLMLNAA, from the coding sequence ATGTCTCACACCGCGATCACTCCGGCTCAGTTTGCCGCCGCTGCGGAGCGTCTGCCTTCCACCCCGCAGATCTATGCACGGCTCAACGCTGCGCTGAAGGACCCGGATATCGGACTTGATGAAATCGCGGCCATTGTGCGCCTCGATGCCTCTCTGAGCGCGCGCGTGCTCCGCTTGAGCAACAGCCCCATGTTTGGGCGCGGCCAACCGGTGGACAACCTGATGGATGCGATCAACAGGACTGGCTTGGACGAAATCTACCGACTGGTTGGCGCCGCGATGTCCTCTCAACTTTATGTCACGGGCCTGCCGATTTACGGGGTGGGCGGCGATGAGCTATGCTCAAACTCACTCGCAACCGCCATCGCGGCGGAGTTCCTTGCAGAACGCACCGGCTGCGATCCGCACCGCCTCTATACCCTGGGGCTGTTGCGCTCGGTCGGCTGCCTGATGCTGCAAAGGCTCGCCGTGCACCAGATCTGCCCTCCGATGGCTGGACGGAAACCGACGGGAGAGCAGGTGCTATCGTGGGAGCAGGCGACCTTTGGCATCGATCATCGCGAAGCCGCGGTGGAATTATTCCAGATCTGGAAGTTCCCGGATCACTTCGGTATCCCCGTTTCGCACCATCACCAGCCTCTGGGCGCACCAGACGAAGCGTTGAAGACGACTGCACTCCTACACCTTTCCGCTTACGTTGCGGAGAGCATCGGCTGCGGCCTGTCGATTGACAAAACCGTTTTTTCGACCGACGCGGAGGTGGTTCTCGCCGCAGGAGTTTCGATTGATGACGTTGCCGCTTGCGCTGATAGCGCCCGCACCTCAACCGCAGCGATGACGCTGATGCTCAACGCCGCCTAA